One part of the Lotus japonicus ecotype B-129 chromosome 2, LjGifu_v1.2 genome encodes these proteins:
- the LOC130738763 gene encoding putative pentatricopeptide repeat-containing protein At1g12700, mitochondrial isoform X1, whose amino-acid sequence MLTTMSLFRPTLFVSTIPSFLLRFCHSHSHSHSHIDDAVSSFLHMLHLHPAPPIIKFNKILGSLVKMKHYPTALSLSQQLQFQGEITPDIFTLNIFINCYCHMCQTSFAFSVLGNILKRGYHPDAITFTTLIKGMCLNGEVRKALNFHDDVVAKGFQLDHVGYGTLINGLCKVGETTAALQLLRRIEDHTAARPDVVTYTTIIDSMCKNKLVNDAFDLYHEMIVKGVSPNVFTYNALVYGFCVAGQLRKAVGLFSVMKMENVKPDVYTFSTLIDGLCKEGNVKQAENVLALMIKEGVKLNFVIYNTLMDGYCLINEMSEAEYLFKSMARGGVTPDVQSYSIMINGFCKAKMVGEALNLFKEMHCKKLVPNTVTYSCLIDGLCKAGRISNVWELVGEMHDRGHSGNIITYNSLLDGLCKNHDLDKAMALFMKFKDHRIQPDMYTYTVIIDGLCKGGRLKNAIDVFQVLLSKGYNLNVKTYNAMINGYCKEGLFDEAESLMSKMEDNGCIPDAVTFVTIISALFEKNENDKAEKLLHEMIARGLL is encoded by the coding sequence ATGTTGACGACGATGTCGTTGTTTCGTCCAACGTTGTTTGTCTCCACCATCCCCTCTTTTCTTCTTCGCTTCTgccactctcactctcactctcactctcacattGACGACGCCGTTTCCTCATTCCTTCACATGCTCCATTTGCACCCTGCACCGCCCATCATCAAGTTCAACAAGATCCTAGGTTCCCTTGTGAAGATGAAGCATTACCCCACTGCTCTTTCCCTTTCTCAGCAATTGCAATTCCAAGGAGAAATCACACCTGATATTTTCACCCTCAACATCTTTATCAATTGTTACTGCCACATGTGTCAAACCAGCTTCGCATTCTCTGTATTAGGCAACATTCTCAAAAGGGGTTATCACCCAGATGCCATAACTTTCACTACACTGATTAAGGGTATGTGTCTTAATGGTGAGGTTAGGAAAGCATTGAACTTTCATGATGATGTGGTTGCAAAGGGGTTTCAGTTAGACCATGTTGGTTATGGGACCTTGATCAATGGGTTATGTAAAGTGGGAGAAACAACGGCCGCCCTACAGTTGCTGAGACGAATTGAGGACCACACGGCGGCTCGACCTGATGTGGTAACGTACACCACAATCATTGATAGCATGTGCAAAAATAAACTTGTGAATGATGCATTTGATTTATATCATGAAATGATTGTCAAGGGAGTTTCTCCCAATGTTTTCACTTACAATGCTCTTGTCTATGGGTTTTGTGTTGCGGGTCAATTGAGAAAAGCAGTTGGTTTGTTCAGTGTTATGAAAATGGAAAATGTCAAGCCGGATGTTTATACGTTTAGTACATTGATTGATGGCTTGTGCAAGGAAGGAAATGTGAAACAAGCTGAAAATGTCTTAGCTTTGATGATAAAAGAAGGTGTGAAACTGAattttgttatttataataCCTTAATGGATGGCTACTGCCTAATTAATGAGATGAGTGAGGCTGAGTATTTGTTCAAAAGTATGGCTCGAGGGGGAGTGACGCCAGATGTTCAGAGCTATAGTATCATGATTAATGGGTTCTGTAAGGCTAAAATGGTAGGCGAAGCCCTTAATCTCTTTAAAGAAATGCATTGCAAAAAGCTTGTTCCTAATACAGTAACATATAGTTGTCTTATTGATGGTTTGTGCAAAGCAGGGAGAATCTCCAATGTTTGGGAGCTTGTTGGTGAGATGCATGATAGAGGTCACTCAGGTAATATAATCACCTACAATTCCTTATTAGATGGTTTATGCAAAAACCATGATCTTGATAAGGCTATGGCATTATTCATGAAATTTAAAGATCACAGAATACAGCCAGATATGTACACCTACACGGTGATAATTGATGGACTGTGCAAAGGTGGAAGGCTTAAGAATGCGATAGATGTATTTCAAGTTCTTTTGAGTAAAGGCTACAATTTAAATGTCAAGACGTATAATGCTATGATCAATGGGTATTGTAAAGAAGGTTTATTTGATGAAGCAGAATCCTTGATGTCAAAAATGGAAGACAATGGTTGCATTCCTGATGCTGTGACATTTGTAACAATAATTTCTGCTCtctttgaaaaaaatgaaaacgacAAGGCAGAGAAACTTCTTCATGAAATGATTGCTAGAGGTCTATTGTAA
- the LOC130738764 gene encoding pentatricopeptide repeat-containing protein At1g12300, mitochondrial-like: protein MLSLFRLRLSFSHKADNTVSSFLHMLHMNPPPPITLFGEILGSLAKKNHCFTVISLSRQMEFKGITPNMVTSTILINCFCHLGRINFAFSVLGNILKRGYHPNTITFTTLIKGMCHNGEISKAMHFHDDMIAKGFQFNQVTYGVLINGLCKAGETKAALQLLRRIEELAVQPNAVMYNTIIYSLCRDKLITDAFDLYSEMGVKRISPSVVTYNALIHGFCVAGQLKNAVGLFNEMELKNNIKPDVHSYSIMINGFCKAKRVDEALALFDEMHHKKLIPNTVTYNSLLDGLFKAGRISYVWGLVHEMHDRGHSANIITYTSLLDGLCKNHHLDKAMVLFMKIKDRGIQPDIHTYTVIIDGLCKDGRLKNAQEIFQVLMSEGYNLDVRTYTVMINGYCKEGLLDEAQALLSKMEDNSCTPNAVTFETIIHALFEKNENDKAERLLREMIARGLL from the coding sequence ATGTTGTCATTGTTTCGGTTAAGGTTGTCATTCTCTCACAAGGCTGACAACACCGTTTCCTCTTTCCTTCACATGCTCCATATGAACCCTCCCCCTCCCATCACTTTATTCGGCGAGATTCTAGGCTCTCTTGCGAAGAAGAACCATTGCTTCACTGTGATTTCCCTTTCTCGACAAATGGAATTCAAAGGAATCACACCAAACATGGTTACTTCCACCATCTTGATCAACTGTTTTTGCCATTTGGGTCGAATCAACTTTGCTTTCTCTGTATTAGGCAACATTCTCAAAAGGGGTTATCACCCAAACACCATAACCTTCACTACACTCATCAAGGGCATGTGTCATAACGGCGAGATTAGTAAAGCAATGCACTTTCATGATGATATGATAGCTAAGGGGTTTCAGTTCAACCAAGTTACCTATGGGGTTTTGATCAATGGGTTATGTAAAGCCGGAGAAACAAAGGCTGCCCTACAATTGTTGAGACGAATTGAGGAGCTTGCGGTGCAACCTAATGCGGTCATGTATAATACTATAATTTATAGCCTCTGCAGAGATAAACTTATAACTGATGCATTTGATTTATATTCTGAAATGGGTGTCAAGAGAATTTCTCCTAGTGTTGTCACTTACAATGCTCTAATCCACGGCTTCTGTGTTGCGGGTCAATTGAAAAATGCTGTTGGTTTGTTTAATGAAATGGAATTGAAAAACAACATCAAACCAGATGTTCATAGCTACAGTATCATGATTAATGGATTCTGTAAGGCTAAACGGGTGGATGAAGCCCTGGCCCTCTTCGATGAAATGCATCACAAAAAGCTTATTCCTAATACGGTAACATACAATTCTCTTCTTGATGGTTTGTTCAAAGCAGGGAGAATCTCTTATGTTTGGGGGCTAGTTCATGAGATGCATGATAGAGGTCACTCAGCTAATATAATCACCTACACTTCCTTATTAGATGGTTTATGCAAAAACCATCATCTTGATAAGGCAATGGTATTATTCATGAAAATTAAAGATCGCGGAATTCAGCCTGATATACACACCTACACAGTGATAATTGATGGACTATGCAAAGATGGAAGGCTTAAGAATGCACAAGAGATTTTTCAGGTTCTTATGAGTGAAGGATACAACTTAGATGTCAGGACGTACACTGTTATGATCAATGGGTATTGTAAAGAAGGTTTACTTGATGAGGCTCAGGCCTTGTTGTCAAAAATGGAAGATAATAGTTGCACTCCTAATGCTGTGACTTTTGAAACAATAATACATGCTCTCtttgaaaaaaatgagaatgatAAGGCAGAAAGACTTCTTCGCGAAATGATTGCTAGAGGTCTATTGTAA
- the LOC130738763 gene encoding putative pentatricopeptide repeat-containing protein At1g12700, mitochondrial isoform X2, which translates to MLTTMSLFRPTLFVSTIPSFLLRFCHSHSHSHSHIDDAVSSFLHMLHLHPAPPIIKFNKILGSLVKMKHYPTALSLSQQLQFQGEITPDIFTLNIFINCYCHMCQTSFAFSVLGNILKRGYHPDAITFTTLIKGMCLNGEVRKALNFHDDVVAKGFQLDHVGYGTLINGLCKVGETTAALQLLRRIEDHTAARPDVVTYTTIIDSMCKNKLVNDAFDLYHEMIVKGVSPNVFTYNALVYGFCVAGQLRKAVGLFSVMKMENVKPDVYTFSTLIDGLCKEGNVKQAENVLALMIKEGVKLNFVIYNTLMDGYCLINEMSEAEYLFKSMARGGVTPDVQSYSIMINGFCKAKMVGEALNLFKEMHCKKLVPNTVTYSCLIDGLCKAGRISNVWELVGEMHDRGHSESLMSKMEDNGCIPDAVTFVTIISALFEKNENDKAEKLLHEMIARGLL; encoded by the exons ATGTTGACGACGATGTCGTTGTTTCGTCCAACGTTGTTTGTCTCCACCATCCCCTCTTTTCTTCTTCGCTTCTgccactctcactctcactctcactctcacattGACGACGCCGTTTCCTCATTCCTTCACATGCTCCATTTGCACCCTGCACCGCCCATCATCAAGTTCAACAAGATCCTAGGTTCCCTTGTGAAGATGAAGCATTACCCCACTGCTCTTTCCCTTTCTCAGCAATTGCAATTCCAAGGAGAAATCACACCTGATATTTTCACCCTCAACATCTTTATCAATTGTTACTGCCACATGTGTCAAACCAGCTTCGCATTCTCTGTATTAGGCAACATTCTCAAAAGGGGTTATCACCCAGATGCCATAACTTTCACTACACTGATTAAGGGTATGTGTCTTAATGGTGAGGTTAGGAAAGCATTGAACTTTCATGATGATGTGGTTGCAAAGGGGTTTCAGTTAGACCATGTTGGTTATGGGACCTTGATCAATGGGTTATGTAAAGTGGGAGAAACAACGGCCGCCCTACAGTTGCTGAGACGAATTGAGGACCACACGGCGGCTCGACCTGATGTGGTAACGTACACCACAATCATTGATAGCATGTGCAAAAATAAACTTGTGAATGATGCATTTGATTTATATCATGAAATGATTGTCAAGGGAGTTTCTCCCAATGTTTTCACTTACAATGCTCTTGTCTATGGGTTTTGTGTTGCGGGTCAATTGAGAAAAGCAGTTGGTTTGTTCAGTGTTATGAAAATGGAAAATGTCAAGCCGGATGTTTATACGTTTAGTACATTGATTGATGGCTTGTGCAAGGAAGGAAATGTGAAACAAGCTGAAAATGTCTTAGCTTTGATGATAAAAGAAGGTGTGAAACTGAattttgttatttataataCCTTAATGGATGGCTACTGCCTAATTAATGAGATGAGTGAGGCTGAGTATTTGTTCAAAAGTATGGCTCGAGGGGGAGTGACGCCAGATGTTCAGAGCTATAGTATCATGATTAATGGGTTCTGTAAGGCTAAAATGGTAGGCGAAGCCCTTAATCTCTTTAAAGAAATGCATTGCAAAAAGCTTGTTCCTAATACAGTAACATATAGTTGTCTTATTGATGGTTTGTGCAAAGCAGGGAGAATCTCCAATGTTTGGGAGCTTGTTGGTGAGATGCATGATAGAGGTCACTCAG AATCCTTGATGTCAAAAATGGAAGACAATGGTTGCATTCCTGATGCTGTGACATTTGTAACAATAATTTCTGCTCtctttgaaaaaaatgaaaacgacAAGGCAGAGAAACTTCTTCATGAAATGATTGCTAGAGGTCTATTGTAA